A single genomic interval of Arctopsyche grandis isolate Sample6627 chromosome 8, ASM5162203v2, whole genome shotgun sequence harbors:
- the LOC143915311 gene encoding uncharacterized protein LOC143915311, which produces MKNQKSQAMTLTLCLEDNAGKDTNLEVKPNDDFGSFLQRAKKILGYAPQLTDITEGKVVSLKDNIYRFLIEAEMNKGIEKEAEKSAEEEEEEFGEIEYLAEDEEELFDVKEEKPPLIVNESTVGYESEEYAPTEYLEEDSDEPGIVDLEILDSSLEEDIDDLENLEMLPPKKKARLADDDLGVDDIFNTLTVPVAEDTEQIYTTKELLDVLGDSSDETPTKSNLKNGHLGSKTKIKTKIGSKYAYERQAMHKHNLKTKSKTKVKANDKKSKYSTKYSSFSNDLKDVSKSSFFAKRQMEKSLGIKKLKQDEVVPNKKADVKKKNSRLSSFDLAMLKRTVRQPIIALPKMTDLDIRACQESVDEIGNYISKSAQKSESFNSVSLDDSRFLPANYEDIDNEGVYDYMEDVFNQTDMNDLLTVRKDKSFVPAKPSKKAVKDEISKAVGGIHKAMGLDKKFSNLVRPAKKPRGRPPKKFLKLMNDEPIKKEADYDSHMTFLESVVKREPIDDEDDDYMPSKDNLDWMKNKKKGKYSCRMCSTSFTRLMQAVNHALCHQIPGKAIFPCILCAYAFTTYSELQKHMKNDHRKSKSPSMLPDGTPKPKGKPGRPKKGGVLTPTLIKPEIMDDEEVCDVEMLEEWLDEDDTLVDFENVTETEEFVELLKAESIELKDEVDEHIEAKEDAEDDDTKQVNKVEEIDFTVSGDEEWLLDEGEEEAARVSEDSDTVKESKSIQKRRGRKPKFRKFKCSTCLRCYDSHNTLRSHVCSGPKEKLRGTRGAYRCALCGQTFTTRRRLVYHRSFHQVELLERKMVCKDCPGRKFTSEAELFDHINNEHNVDFVCEEPGCTKQFHLRSALRAHSRTHGTKSYQCQECGKQFYDIHNLKEHNITHLTVKPFQCHICLKFLNRRSRLRMHLLAHVSCPVENCVLVCKCCKMAFKDAADAEVHILNAEDCRNYVLANENEELLSAFESSDDKKFIEIDIDDPPKISIRLETTVDDIVNETLADNEIVSMTTETTTLIQVKDENDENASEMLGGDDSMKALLAEVGAVKLMLTEDGTVGEILEDHSVAPDDNAPINEESRNRQSVKDLLEGVGTIKDLLENVDPMADQNVVNDSETSAMITELQNELLDSSNVIKDETGVKNMTLVRNSQIFTEDELMSQLSENSKLFIKVVKIKVVYRCEYCEKNYYTKDALNAHRLSHDGLRNPFICNVCKAAFSTFARCTSHKTTHGFYKLNIEEDKEKNPNDVTNHENFPVIKYFLCQHCSKTFLHWTYLQVHRRHKHSQNTYYFNCKICGDRFTDSWLLNSHRRKVHAESINCKKGANTSYKCADCGEGYNKRIELAKHRLEVHSDPSLIEQKNKPGPFACTSCDRMYQTKVGLDGHMRSHNGDIYVCDLCGNSFNHRTGLETHHKRVHLREQRYSCRTCDQNFFTSVDLENHKRCHSGEKPFPCEFCQMSFRTKGRRNEHHRTHTGERPYPCDICGVAFRRSNAMKNHRLIHTGEQRHNCPHCPKLFHVYTNLKSHIKAKHPEKCIILEIDGEPIDTLEESLKIITDADSAEVITGDLATNDAGNMLVLEDVIIEDESEAILRQDESANILEYTYETDINAHVQGSEMQCDTVEYVDGTIVDGKNSKVHIQLLDGSEHEQGLLYTVEDASMHLIEGEVRYALVDDINDDHKQQFTIIDEDHKQQFTIIDDNNKQQFTIIDDDHKQQFTIIDEDQEGDPKGDSVYYT; this is translated from the exons ATGAAGAACCAAAAGAGTCAAGCCATGACGCTTACGCTGTGTCTCGAAGACAATGCAGGCAAAGATACAAATCTTGAAGTGAAACCGAATGATGACTTCGGATCGTTCCTGCAGAGAGCAAA AAAAATTTTGGGATATGCACCTCAATTGACGGACATAACCGAAGGCAAGGTAGTTTCTTTGAAGGATAACATATATAGGTTTCTAATTGAAGCCGAAATGAATAAAGGAATAGAGAAAGAAGCTGAGAAGAGTGCAGAGGAGGAAGAAGAGGAGTTTGGTGAAATCGAATACCTCGCCGAAGACGAAGAAGAATTATTTGACGTTAAAGAAGAGAAACCGCCCCTGATTGTAAATGAGTCGACTGTTGGCTACGAGTCTGAAGAATATGCTCCGACAGAATACTTGGAAGAGGACAGCGATGAGCCCGGTATTGTCGATTTGGAAATTTTAGATTCTTCTCTAGAAGAGGACATCGACGACTTGGAAAATTTAGAAATGTTGCCACCCAAGAAGAAAGCGCGGCTGGCCGACGACGATTTGGGGGTCGACGATATATTCAACACGTTAACTGTGCCCGTCGCTGAAGATACCGAGCAAATATATACGACGAAAGAGCTCTTGGACGTGTTGGGCGATTCGTCGGATGAAACCCCCACTAAAAGCAATCTGAAGAACGGTCATTTAGGGAGCAAGACAAAGATTAAAACTAAAATCGGTTCTAAGTATGCGTACGAAAGGCAAGCTATGCATAAACACAATTTAAAGACCAAGTCGAAGACGAAAGTCAAAGCGAACGATAAAAAGTCAAAGTATTCTACGAAATATTCTAGTTTTTCCAACGACTTGAAAGACGTCAGCAAGAGCTCATTTTTCGCCAAGCGTCAAATGGAGAAAAGTTTAGGCATCAAAAAGCTCAAACAGGACGAAGTCGTGCCTAACAAAAAGGCTGACGTAAAGAAGAAAAATTCCAGATTGAGTTCATTTGATCTAGCCATGCTGAAACGGACCGTTCGCCAACCCATCATCGCCCTTCCGAAGATGACCGATCTCGATATCAGAGCGTGTCAGGAGTCGGTCGACGAAATCGGCAACTATATATCGAAAAGCGCGCAAAAATCTGAAAGCTTCAACTCCGTGTCTCTGGACGATTCCAGATTTTTGCCCGCCAATTATGAGGATATCGACAATGAAGGTGTGTATGATTACATGGAGGATGTGTTCAACCAGACCGACATGAACGATTTGCTGACCGTCAGGAAGGACAAGAGTTTCGTCCCCGCAAAGCCTAGCAAGAAGGCGGTCAAAGATGAGATTTCGAAAGCTGTTGGCGGCATTCACAAAGCGATGGGGCTCGATAAGAAGTTTTCCAATTTAGTCAGGCCCGCAAAGAAGCCTAGAGGCAGGCCGCCCAAGAAATTCCTTAAGCTGATGAACGATGAGCCGATCAAGAAAGAGGCCGATTACGATAGTCACATGACGTTTTTGGAGAGTGTTGTGAAGAGGGAACCCATCGACGATGAAGACGACGACTATATGCCTAGTAAAGATAATTTAGACTGGATGAAGAATAAAAAGAAGGGAAAATATAGTTGCAG AATGTGCTCGACTTCTTTCACACGCTTGATGCAGGCCGTAAACCATGCACTGTGTCATCAAATACCGGGCAAAGCTATTTTCCCATGCATTTTATGCGCCTACG CATTTACAACATATAGCGAGCTCCAGAAGCATATGAAGAACGATCACCGTAAATCCAAATCTCCGTCGATGCTACCGGACGGTACGCCAAAGCCCAAAGGTAAACCGGGACGGCCCAAGAAAGGCGGCGTCCTCACACCGACGCTGATCAAGCCGGAGATAATGGACGATGAAGAAGTTTGCGACGTGGAAATGCTGGAGGAGTGGTTGGACGAGGACGACACGTTGGTGGATTTCGAAAATGTGACGGAAACGGAGGAGTTTGTTGAGTTGTTGAAGGCCGAGTCGATCGAATTGAAGGATGAAGTTGATGAACATATTGAGGCGAAGGAGGATGCGGAAGATGACGATACGA AGCAGGTCAATAAAGTTGAGGAAATTGATTTTACGGTATCTGGTGACGAAGAGTGGCTGTTGGACGAGGGCGAGGAAGAAGCCGCTAGAGTGTCCGAAGACAGCGATACCGTAAAAGAATCAAAATCAATTCAGAAGAGACGAGGGCGGAAACCTAAATTTAGGAAATTCAAATGCAGCACATGCTT acGCTGTTACGATAGTCACAACACGTTGCGTAGTCACGTATGCAGCGGACCTAAAGAGAAACTGCGAGGAACTCGTGGCGCTTATCGTTGTGCTCTGTGCGGTCAAACGTTCACTACTCGTAGACGATTGGTCTATCACAG ATCGTTCCACCAGGTGGAATTGCTCGAGAGGAAAATGGTCTGTAAAGATTGTCCGGGGCGTAAGTTTACTTCGGAGGCCGAACTTTTCGATCACATAAACAATGAGCACAATGTTGATTTCGTGTGTGAAGAACCCGGATGCACAAAACAATTCCATCTTCg GTCGGCTCTTAGAGCTCACTCTCGCACTCACGGCACAAAGTCGTATCAGTGCCAAGAGTGCGGTAAACAATTCTACGATATACACAATCTGAAAGAGCACAACATCACACATCTGACG gTAAAACCATTCCAATGTCACATTTGTCTTAAATTCTTGAATAGAAGATCTCGTCTGCGAATGCATTTACTCGCGCACGTGTCTTGTCCGGTGGAAAATTGTGTACTCGTGTGTAAATGTTGCAAGATGGCTTTCAAAGATGCTGCTGACGCTGAG GTTCATATTCTCAACGCTGAAGATTGCCGCAATTACGTATTGGCGAATGAGAATGAAGAGTTGTTGAGCGCTTTTGAGTCTTCGGATGataaaaaattcattgaaatagATATCGACGATCCCCCTAAGATTTCCATTCGTCTGGAGACTACCGTCGACGATATAGTCAATGAAACGCTGGCAGACAACGAAATAGTCAGCATGACTACGGAAACCACCACCCTCATACAGGTCAAAGATGAGAATGATGAGAACGCCAGTGAAATGCTCGGTGGAGACGATTCGATGAAGGCGCTTCTTGCTGAAGTGGGCGCCGTGAAGCTCATGCTGACTGAAGACGGGACTGTCGGAGAGATCTTGGAAGACCATTCCGTCGCGCCCGATGATAACGCGCCGATCAACGAAGAGTCCAGAAATCGACAGAGCGTCAAAGACCTGCTCGAAGGAGTCGGCACTATAAAAGATTTGCTCGAGAACGTGGATCCGATGGCCGATCAGAACGTTGTGAATGATTCGGAGACCTCGGCCATGATCACCGAGCTTCAGAATGAGCTGTTGGACAGTTCCAATGTAATAAAGGATGAAACGGGTGTGAAGAATATGACGTTGGTGAGGAACAGTCAGATTTTCACCGAAGACGAACTCATGTCGCAGTTGAGCGAAAATTCGAAACTTTTCATCAAAGTCGTTAAGATCAAAGTCGTCTATCGGTGCGAGTATTGCGAAAA gaaTTATTATACGAAGGATGCGCTCAATGCACACAGATTGTCTCACGATGGATTGAGGAATCCTTTCATATGCAATGTTTGCAAAGCTGCATTCTCTACGTTTGCCAG ATGTACTTCGCATAAAACGACGCACGGATTTTACAAGTTAAACATAGAAGAAGACAAAGAGAAGAATCCAAACGACGTCACCAACCATGAAAATTTTCCAGTAATTAAATATTTCCTTTGCCAG catTGCAGTAAAACATTTTTACATTGGACGTACCTTCAAGTGCACAGAAGGCACAAACACAGTCagaatacatattatttcaattgtaaAATATGCGGAGACAGATTCACCGATAG tTGGTTGCTAAATTCGCATCGTCGGAAAGTGCACGCCGAATCTATAAACTGCAAAAAAGGCGCCAA CACTAGTTACAAATGTGCCGATTGTGGCGAGGGATACAATAAAAGGATAGAATTGGCGAAGCATCGTTTGGAAGTGCACAGCGATCCGTCTTTGATAGAGCAAAAAAATAAGCCTG GTCCGTTTGCTTGCACCTCGTGCGATCGAATGTATCAGACAAAAGTCGGACTGGACGGCCATATGAG GTCGCATAATGGAGATATCTACGTGTGCGATCTGTGCGGAAATAGTTTCAATCATCGCACCGGACTTGAAACTCATCATAA acgTGTACATTTGCGAGAGCAACGATATTCTTGTCGCACTTGCGATCAAAACTTCTTCACGAGCGTTGATTTGGAAAATCATAAGAGATGTCATTCGGGTGAGAAGCCCTTCCCTTGTGAGTTCTGTCAAATGTCTTTCCGTACGAAAGGTCGAAGAAACGAACATCACAG GACTCACACTGGAGAAAGGCCATACCCATGTGACATCTGCGGAGTGGCCTTCCGGAGGTCGAACGCTATGAAAAATCATCGCTTGATACACACTGGAGAACAACGACACAATTGTCCTCATTGTCCGAAATTATTCCACGTCTATACCAATCTCAAATCGCACATCAAAGCTAAG cATCCTGAAAAGTGTATCATTTTGGAAATTGACGGAGAGCCCATCGATACTTTGGAAGAATCGTTGAAAATAATAACGGACGCTGATAGCGCCGAGGTTATAACCGGCGATTTGGCGACGAACGATGCTGGAAATATGCTCGTATTGGAAGACGTTATTATCGAAGACGAGAGCGAAGCTATTCTCCGTCAAGACGAGTCGGCTAATATTTTAGAATATACATACGAGACTGATATCAATGCACACGTTCAAGG ttctGAAATGCAATGTGATACTGTGGAGTATGTCGATGGAACTATCGTCGATGGTAAAAATTCTAAAGTTCATATTCAGCTGCTGGATGGCTCCGAGCATGAGCAGGGTTTGCTTTATACCGTCGAAGACGCTTCTATGCATCTCATTGAAGGTGAAGTTCGGTACGCGTTAGTTGACGATATAAATGACGATCATAAACAGCAGTTCACTATCATAGACGAGGATCATAAGCAGCAATTTACTATCATCGATGACAATAATAAACAACAGTTTACTATCATAGATGACGATCATAAGCAGCAGTTCACTATCATCGATGAAGACCAAGAAGGGGACCCCAAAGGGGATTCtgtatattatacttaa
- the LOC143915329 gene encoding uncharacterized protein LOC143915329: MASEKVVEMAKDAVESVKESFDDFGSGIPMPSEGSDQPFQMPTKDELLAMLDTMGLGDQEKEELRAALLSGDPLMPERQPWTSQALILLPFLLLIASIFVFFGYKLYRSMKDKEVMREEKRQKRQMKKRK; the protein is encoded by the exons ATGGCGAGCGAAAAAGTGGTTGAGATGGCTAAAGACGCGGTCGAAAGTGTCAAAGAAAGCTTTGATGATTTTGGAAGTGGGATTCCAATGCCTTCTGAAGGCAGTGATCAACCGTTTCAAATGCCCACGAAGGATGAATTATTAGCCATGCTGGACACCATGGGCTTGGGTGATCAAGAAAAAGAAGAATTGAGAGCTGCCCTCTTGAGTGGAGATCCCCTCATGCCAGAGAGACAGCCTTGGACCTCTCAAGCCCTAATACTGTTACCGTTCCTACTCCTAATCGCGTCTATTTTCG TATTTTTCGGTTACAAACTGTACAGATCTATGAAAGACAAGGAAGTGATGAGAGAAGAGAAAAGGCAAAAGAGACAAATGAAGAAGAGGaagtga
- the zetaCOP gene encoding COPI coat complex subunit zeta, translated as MDGSLLEPTLYTVKGMGILDNDGNRIFSKYYDSVVFPTIKEQKAFEKNLFTKTHRANVEIIMLDGLTCVYKTNVDLFFYVIGSSHENELILMSVLNGLYESVSQILRRGVEKRAVLDNIDSVMLAVNEICDGGIILDADPISVVSRVALKNDDVPLGEQTVAQVFQSARDQIKWSLLK; from the exons ATGGACGGTAGCTTACTA GAGCCTACGCTATATACCGTCAAGGGTATGGGAATTTTGGACAACGATGGAAACAGAATATTCTCCAAATATTACGATTCGGTCGTATTTCCCACTATCAAGGAGCAAAAGGCGTTCGAGAAGAACCTCTTCACTAAAACGCACAG AGCGAACGTGGAAATTATAATGTTGGACGGACTTACCTGTGTCTACAAGACAAATGTTGATTTATTCTTTTATGTTATAGGCAGCTCACATGAAAATGAG CTAATACTGATGTCCGTACTGAACGGCCTCTACGAGTCCGTTAGCCAAATTTTGAGGAGAGGCGTCGAAAAGCGTGCCGTATTAGACAATATAGACTCGGTGATGCTGGCCGTCAACGAGATATGTGACGGAGG GATAATTCTCGACGCAGATCCGATATCGGTGGTGAGCCGGGTGGCTCTGAAGAACGACGACGTGCCTCTCGGTGAACAAACAGTCGCTCAG GTGTTCCAATCGGCGAGGGACCAGATAAAGTGGTCCTTGTTGAAATGA